The segment TCCTCGGTTCGCTGGAGCTTTATACCCATAACGCGTGTGGGTGTATTCCCGCGTGCGAGCTGCTTCAGCTGTGCTTCCTGTGAGTCGGTCCACGGGTCGCGGTGATGGGCAGGCTTTTTGGTGGCCATGCAATTTCCCTCCCTGTTGTGCCCTGGTGGGTCATCGGTCCGAAAAACCGTTGCTCTGGATTCTACGGTTTTTCCTGTCCATGGGACAAATTTGGGACACTCACGTCAAAAATGGCCCCTTTTGGGGTGTGTTGTGGTGGTTGTAAGTAGCTGTTATTATTGCTGTTGATTGTTGACCACTATTGGTTTTCCCGGACTTGAAAACCGTTGAAGGGCGACCTTCCGGGGGTTCGAATCCCTCCCTCTCCGCCAACTCCCTCCAAAGGGGCCGGTCGGTTTCGGCTTCTTTGGAGAGGGTAAATTCGGGTGGATTCGAACCCCCGGATTCCATCAACGCTTCGCGGGATGCGCAACTTAATTTTCCTGCACCATACCAGTCAGCTCGCGTAATGATCTGATGCCGCACGAAGACAGGCCCCTGGTGTTCTTTCTGGCCGGTCCCACCACCACCGGCAAGACCGATCTCGCCGTCGAGATCGCGCGCCGTTTTCCCTGCGACATCGTCAGCGTCGACTCGGCCATGGTCTTTCGTGGCATGGACATCGGGACGGCGAAACCCGACCAGGCGCTATTGCGCAGCGTCCCGCACCGTTTGATCGATATCTGCGATCCGCTCGAGAGTTATTCCGCCGCCCGGTTTCGCGTCGACGCCTTGAGGGAGATTCGCGAGATCCATGGCCGCGGCCGGATTCCCCTGTTGGTTGGCGGTACCATGCTGTACTTCGAGGCGCTGGAACGCGGGCTCTCCAGATTACCCGGCGCGGATGCCGCAACGCGCAGACGGCTGGAACAGGAAGCCCTGGAGTTGGGCTGGGAAACCCTGCATGCACGCCTGTCCAGGCTGGATCCGGCGGCGGCCCGGCGCATTCATCCCAATGATCCCCAGCGGATACAGCGCGCACTCGAGGTGCATGCCTTGACCGGTCGGTCGATGAGCGAACTGATGGCCGAACGCGATGCCGAACCGTTTGTCTATCGCGCGGTCAAATTGCATGTTGAGGTCAGCGATCGCGCGCAGTTGCACGAACGGATCCGGCACAGGTTCCACGACATGCTGGCAAGAGGTCTGGAGGGCGAGGTTGAAATCCTCTATCGGCGCGGGGACCTGCATCCCGGGCTGCCCGCCATCCGGGCGGTGGGCTATCGTCAGTTGTGGCGATACCTGGCGGGGGAGCAAGACCGGGAAACCTCCATCGATCAGGCGATTACAGCGACGCGCCAGCTGGCCAAACGCCAAATGACCTGGCTGAGATCGGAGAATTCCGATGCCGGTTTTGACAGTTCTGATCCGAAAATTCGGGAAAAGGTATTGAATTACATTGGGGCGGCCGCATATTAAAAATCACGGATCAGGTGATACAATGGCCCGCGGGGGATACCACGATAGGGACATCACTTGTAGCGTCCTGTCTTTATTTGGAAAAGCAGGTGCTGAAAAGAATACAAACAATAAGGAGAAGTAAAATGGCGAAAGGACAGAGTCTGCAAGACCCTTTCCTGAATGCATTGCGCAAAGAACATGTTCCGGTCTCCATCTATCTGGTGAATGGCATCAAATTGCAGGGACAGGTGGAGTCGTTCGATCAGTTCGTGGTGCTGCTGAAGAACTCCGTGAGCCAGATGGTATACAAGCACGCGATTTCGACCATCGTGCCTTCGCGCAACATCAAGACGCCTTATGCGGACGACTCCCAAAACGGCGGTGGCGATGACTGATTGCCGCGGCAGGGGTGCCTGCGCGCTTGTTTGACAGACCTCAAAGCGGAACGCGGGCAGTACTCGTAACTCTGGATTTGCGTTCCCGTATCACGTGGGAGAACGCCGAAGCCTTCGAACAACTGGCCACTTCCGCCGGCGTCACCCCGGTCGGCGAGATACGCGGCGTTCGCGACCGGCCGGACCCGAAGCTGTTCGTTGGGACCGGTAAGGCTGACGAGATACTCGCCACCATCAAGGGCCGTCAGGCCGAGCTTGTTCTGTTCAACCATGAACTCACCCCGGTGCAGGAGCGCAACCTCGAGCGGCACCTGAGCTGTCGCGTCGTGGACCGCACCGGTTTGATCCTCGATATCTTCGCGCAGCGCGCCCGCACTTTTGAAGGCAAGCTGCAAGTCGAGCTGGCCCAGCTTCAGCATCTCGCGACCCGACTGGTGCGCGGCTGGTCGCATCTCGAGCGCCAGAAAGGCGGTATCGGGCTGCGCGGTCCGGGTGAGACCCAGCTCGAGCTCGATCGCCGTCTGATCGGTCGGCGCATCAAGCAGCTGCACAAGCGCCTGGAAAAGGTCCGCAGACACCGCCAGCTCAGTCGTAGCGCGCGCCGCAAGGCAACCGTACCCGCGGTGTCCCTGGTCGGCTATACCAACACCGGAAAATCCACCCTGTTCAACCGCCTTACCGGATCTGAGGTCTATGCGGCGGATCAGCTCTTCGCTACCCTCGATCCGACGCTGCGCCGGCTCGATCTCGCCGGATTCGGGCACGTGGTGCTCGCCGACACCGTCGGTTTCATCAACGATCTGCCGCCGGATCTCATCGCGGCCTTCCGCGCCACGCTGGAGGAGACCCAGGAGGCGGATCTGCTGCTGCATGTCATCGATTCCCGCGATGAAGAGCATGCCGCGCAGATCGCCGAGGTCAACCAGGTGCTGCGTGACATCGGTGCGGGCGATATCCCGCAGATCGAGGTCTACAACAAGATCGATCTTGGCGCGGATGCCGCGGCGCGGATCGATCGTGACGCGGAGGGAAGGCCGACGCGGGTCTGGCTGTCGGCGCGGGACGGCATGGGTATTGATCTGCTGCAACAGGCGATCCAGGAACGGCTGCTATCTCCTGTCGGCCACACGGCCGCGCAGGATGAGGGGCACGCGATGCGGACGAGATCGCTCCGCGCGCAGGTTCGCCTTGACCCCGCGGCCGCAGGCCGCATTCGCGCCCGGCTGCATGAATGGCATGTGGTCCGCGAAGAGCGTGTCGCCGACGGCGGTGAATGCATCATCGAGGCGATCTTGAGGCCAGATATGTTAGGATACCTGCAGCAGCAGGCCGGTTGCCACGTCGTTATCGACGGCGAGGCCTGCGGACGCCAGGGAACTTGCGGGGAATCTGGCGGCACCATACAATCAGCCACCGTGTAAAAAACAACACAAACGGACGAATCGTGAACGGAGCTATGAAGTTACCGATGGCGTGGAACGAGCCGGGAGGATCCCGGGGCAAAGACCCGTGGGGCACCCAGGGAGACAAGCAGGGACCGCCCGATCTCGATGAACTCGTCCGCAAGTTGCAGGAGAAATTCGGCGCCTTGTTCGGCGGCAAGCGCACCGGCAAGGGCGGCGGTTCGGGTCCGGGCCGTATGTCCTCGTTCGGGATCGGCACCATACTGCTCATCGCGCTGATTCTGTGGGGACTGTCCGGCGTCTATACAATTCACGAAGGCAGCCGTGGTGTGGTATTGCGTTTCGGGCATTACCACGAAACCACCGAGGCCGGCCTGCACTGGCACCTGCCATACCCGATCGAGGCCATCGAGGTGGTGAACGTCGAGGAGATCCGTACCGCCGAGATCGGCTACCGTTCGGGCCTTGGGGGCCAGGGTTCGCGCACGATGGCGCGTGAGGCGCTGATGCTGACCCAGGACGAGAACATCATCGACATCAAACTCGCGGTCCAGTACAAGGTCAAGGACGCGAAGGACTATCTGTTCAACGTCTCCAATCCGGACTTGACGCTGCATCAATCGGCCGAGAGCGCGCTGCGCGAGACCATCGGCAAGAGCAAGATGGACTTTGTGCTGACCGAGGGGCGCAGCGAAATCGTTGCGCGCACCGCGACGGTTACCCAGGAAATTCTCGATCGTTATCAGGCGGGACTGCTGGTCACCAGCGTCAACATGCAGGACGCGCAGCCGCCCGAAGAAGTGCAGGACGCCTTCAACGACGCCGTCAAGGCGCGCGAAGACGAGGATCGCCTGCGAAACGAGGCCGAGGCATATTCGAATGACGTGATTCCCAAGGCGCGCGGTGAGGCGGCGCGCATGCTGGAGGAGGCCAATGCCTACAAGGCTCAGGTGATCGCGGAAGCGGAAGGTGAGGCGAGCCGCTTCACGCAGATCCTCAGCGAGTACAAGCAGGCCCCCGAGGTGACCCGGGAGCGCATTTATCTCGATGCGGTGAGATCCATTCTGAGCAATACCAGCAAGGTGATGGTCGATGTCAAAGGGGGCAATAACCTGCTGTACCTCCCCCTGGACCGCC is part of the Gammaproteobacteria bacterium genome and harbors:
- the miaA gene encoding tRNA (adenosine(37)-N6)-dimethylallyltransferase MiaA, producing MPHEDRPLVFFLAGPTTTGKTDLAVEIARRFPCDIVSVDSAMVFRGMDIGTAKPDQALLRSVPHRLIDICDPLESYSAARFRVDALREIREIHGRGRIPLLVGGTMLYFEALERGLSRLPGADAATRRRLEQEALELGWETLHARLSRLDPAAARRIHPNDPQRIQRALEVHALTGRSMSELMAERDAEPFVYRAVKLHVEVSDRAQLHERIRHRFHDMLARGLEGEVEILYRRGDLHPGLPAIRAVGYRQLWRYLAGEQDRETSIDQAITATRQLAKRQMTWLRSENSDAGFDSSDPKIREKVLNYIGAAAY
- the hfq gene encoding RNA chaperone Hfq, whose protein sequence is MAKGQSLQDPFLNALRKEHVPVSIYLVNGIKLQGQVESFDQFVVLLKNSVSQMVYKHAISTIVPSRNIKTPYADDSQNGGGDD
- the hflX gene encoding GTPase HflX, with product MFDRPQSGTRAVLVTLDLRSRITWENAEAFEQLATSAGVTPVGEIRGVRDRPDPKLFVGTGKADEILATIKGRQAELVLFNHELTPVQERNLERHLSCRVVDRTGLILDIFAQRARTFEGKLQVELAQLQHLATRLVRGWSHLERQKGGIGLRGPGETQLELDRRLIGRRIKQLHKRLEKVRRHRQLSRSARRKATVPAVSLVGYTNTGKSTLFNRLTGSEVYAADQLFATLDPTLRRLDLAGFGHVVLADTVGFINDLPPDLIAAFRATLEETQEADLLLHVIDSRDEEHAAQIAEVNQVLRDIGAGDIPQIEVYNKIDLGADAAARIDRDAEGRPTRVWLSARDGMGIDLLQQAIQERLLSPVGHTAAQDEGHAMRTRSLRAQVRLDPAAAGRIRARLHEWHVVREERVADGGECIIEAILRPDMLGYLQQQAGCHVVIDGEACGRQGTCGESGGTIQSATV
- the hflK gene encoding FtsH protease activity modulator HflK, which translates into the protein MAWNEPGGSRGKDPWGTQGDKQGPPDLDELVRKLQEKFGALFGGKRTGKGGGSGPGRMSSFGIGTILLIALILWGLSGVYTIHEGSRGVVLRFGHYHETTEAGLHWHLPYPIEAIEVVNVEEIRTAEIGYRSGLGGQGSRTMAREALMLTQDENIIDIKLAVQYKVKDAKDYLFNVSNPDLTLHQSAESALRETIGKSKMDFVLTEGRSEIVARTATVTQEILDRYQAGLLVTSVNMQDAQPPEEVQDAFNDAVKAREDEDRLRNEAEAYSNDVIPKARGEAARMLEEANAYKAQVIAEAEGEASRFTQILSEYKQAPEVTRERIYLDAVRSILSNTSKVMVDVKGGNNLLYLPLDRLISADGKRDTSSVPADAARGSAGMTSDDSSVDRSRANLRSREVR